The Roseateles sp. XES5 genome window below encodes:
- a CDS encoding ABC transporter ATP-binding protein, with protein MPGVTRLSVRNIRKSFGNHEVLRGISLDAQDGDVISLLGASGSGKSTFLRCINLLETATDGEIFVDGEQIRMVHKNGQSRPASQKQVDHIRSELGMVFQSFNLWSHMTILQNVIEGPVHVLKRPKAECIAEAEALLEKVGIADKRHAYPAHLSGGQQQRAAIARALAMKPKVMLFDEPTSALDPELVGEVLRVMRALAEEGMTMLVVTHEMSFARNVSNRVVFMRQGLVDSSGAPDDMFGSGASPAFRQFIGHFGNGQ; from the coding sequence ATGCCTGGTGTGACCCGCCTTTCCGTCCGCAACATCCGCAAGAGCTTCGGCAACCACGAGGTCCTGCGCGGCATTTCGCTCGATGCGCAGGATGGCGACGTGATTTCGCTGCTCGGCGCCTCCGGCTCCGGCAAATCGACGTTCCTGCGCTGTATCAACCTTCTGGAGACGGCCACCGACGGCGAGATCTTCGTCGACGGCGAACAGATCCGCATGGTGCACAAGAACGGGCAAAGCCGCCCCGCAAGCCAGAAGCAGGTGGACCATATCCGCTCCGAACTCGGCATGGTGTTCCAGAGCTTCAATCTCTGGTCCCACATGACCATCCTGCAGAACGTCATCGAAGGCCCGGTGCACGTGCTGAAGCGCCCCAAGGCCGAATGCATCGCCGAAGCCGAAGCGCTGCTCGAAAAGGTCGGCATCGCCGACAAGCGCCATGCCTATCCGGCCCATCTGTCGGGCGGCCAGCAGCAGCGCGCGGCCATCGCCCGGGCGCTCGCCATGAAGCCCAAGGTCATGCTGTTCGACGAGCCGACCTCGGCACTCGACCCCGAACTCGTCGGCGAAGTGCTGCGCGTCATGCGCGCGCTGGCCGAAGAAGGCATGACCATGCTGGTCGTCACCCACGAAATGAGCTTCGCGCGCAACGTCTCCAACCGCGTCGTCTTCATGCGCCAGGGCCTGGTCGACAGCAGCGGCGCACCGGACGACATGTTCGGCAGCGGCGCGTCGCCGGCCTTCCGGCAGTTCATCGGCCATTTCGGAAACGGCCAATGA
- the hutH gene encoding histidine ammonia-lyase, whose amino-acid sequence MSVLLDGGLSWREVARIGDGETLVLSDRATARLARARDIVDAIVAAGIRAYGVNTGVGALSDTVVDIASQSRLSRNIVLSHACGVGPLLAPREVRAIIAAQIANFCHGHSGVRPAVVNHLAAFLAQDCIPDVPAKGSAGYLTHNAHTALVLIGEGHARVRGEHRTGREALAAIGLAPLVLEAKEGLSLVNGTACATGLTALALSRAERLLDWADAIAALTLEAAGCQMAAFDEAVLALRPSAGIAKVGARLRTRLAGSGLIAAAVGKRTQDALSLRSVPHAHGAAWDVFDQSGAVVDRELASVTDNPAVSGTPDNPVVSSQAHAVAPALGQAADSLAIAIAQIAAMSERRMDRLVNPLVSGLPPFLASDAGSHSGFMIAQYTATALSNDNRRLAAPAATDGGITSGLQEDFLAHPTAAANKLLAILDNAEHILAIELMAAAQAHDFLTGKGKRAAGTEILHSMARARVAHYEDDRPLGADIAALRALIAGETPAA is encoded by the coding sequence ATGAGCGTTCTTCTCGACGGCGGACTTTCCTGGCGGGAAGTCGCGCGGATCGGTGACGGCGAAACGCTCGTCCTTTCCGACCGCGCAACCGCCCGGCTCGCGCGGGCAAGAGACATCGTCGATGCCATCGTGGCGGCCGGCATTCGCGCCTATGGCGTCAATACGGGCGTCGGCGCGCTTTCCGATACCGTCGTCGACATCGCGTCGCAGAGCCGGCTGTCGCGCAACATCGTGCTGAGCCATGCCTGCGGCGTCGGCCCGCTGCTGGCGCCGCGCGAGGTTCGCGCGATCATCGCCGCGCAGATCGCAAATTTCTGCCACGGTCATTCGGGCGTGCGCCCGGCGGTCGTCAACCATCTCGCGGCCTTCCTCGCGCAGGACTGCATTCCCGACGTTCCCGCGAAAGGCTCGGCGGGCTACCTCACCCACAATGCGCATACCGCCCTCGTCCTGATCGGCGAAGGCCATGCGCGCGTGCGCGGCGAGCACAGGACCGGGCGGGAAGCGCTTGCGGCCATCGGCCTTGCGCCGCTGGTGCTCGAGGCCAAGGAAGGCCTCAGCCTGGTGAACGGCACGGCCTGCGCCACCGGCCTCACGGCGCTTGCCCTGTCCCGCGCCGAACGCCTGCTCGACTGGGCCGACGCCATAGCCGCGCTCACGCTCGAAGCCGCCGGATGCCAGATGGCGGCCTTTGACGAAGCCGTCCTTGCGCTTCGCCCTTCCGCGGGCATTGCCAAGGTCGGCGCGAGGCTGCGTACGCGGCTTGCCGGCAGCGGCCTGATCGCGGCGGCCGTCGGCAAGCGGACGCAGGATGCGCTCAGCCTCCGCTCCGTGCCGCATGCGCATGGCGCGGCCTGGGACGTGTTCGATCAGAGCGGTGCCGTCGTCGACCGCGAGCTTGCCTCGGTCACCGACAATCCCGCCGTCTCCGGCACACCGGATAATCCGGTCGTCTCCTCGCAGGCTCACGCCGTCGCCCCTGCCCTCGGCCAGGCGGCCGACAGTCTGGCGATTGCAATCGCGCAGATCGCGGCGATGAGCGAGCGGCGCATGGACCGCCTGGTCAATCCGCTGGTCAGCGGCCTGCCACCGTTCCTCGCCAGCGATGCCGGCAGCCATTCGGGCTTCATGATCGCGCAATACACTGCAACGGCGCTCAGCAATGACAACCGGCGCCTCGCCGCCCCGGCCGCCACCGATGGCGGCATCACCTCCGGCCTGCAGGAGGATTTCCTCGCGCATCCGACGGCCGCGGCAAACAAGCTGCTGGCGATCCTCGACAATGCGGAGCATATCCTGGCGATCGAATTGATGGCCGCCGCGCAGGCGCATGATTTCCTCACCGGCAAGGGCAAGCGTGCCGCCGGCACGGAAATCCTGCATTCGATGGCCCGCGCCAGGGTAGCCCACTACGAGGACGACCGGCCGCTCGGCGCCGATATCGCGGCGCTGAGGGCCTTGATCGCCGGGGAAACGCCGGCCGCATAA